In Musa acuminata AAA Group cultivar baxijiao chromosome BXJ3-11, Cavendish_Baxijiao_AAA, whole genome shotgun sequence, one DNA window encodes the following:
- the LOC135653101 gene encoding 2-oxoglutarate-dependent dioxygenase 11-like, which yields MAKPSFQCLGTSIDVPNVQTLAASIANPADVPPRYVRPEAKADPVVSDGDSELPVIDFSRLLHHRFSKEEYAKLHHACADWGFFQLINHGVPDQVMEKMKADIVEFFKLPLEEKKAFARLPNSLEGYGQAFVVSDDQQLDWADMLTLITRPLQSRNIDLWPAQPLTFRDSLSCYSMELKSVAGTLLEVMAKNLGVAPEEFSTIFQDQTQAVRINYYPPCPRADEVLGLSPHTDGSGLTLLLQVNDVEGLQIRKGGNWFPVKQLPGALIANIGDIIEILSNGVYKSIEHRTIINAKEKRLSIATFHGPREYSVIGPLAEIVKGCKPKYMSMSFGKFMKAYFSAELKGKRFMKNLKL from the exons ATGGCCAAACCGAGCTTTCAGTGTCTGGGAACGTCCATTGACGTACCGAACGTCCAAACTCTTGCAGCTTCCATCGCAAACCCGGCTGACGTCCCTCCTCGATACGTCAGGCCGGAAGCCAAGGCTGATCCCGTCGTTAGCGACGGCGACAGCGAGCTTCCGGTCATCGATTTCTCCAGGCTCCTCCATCACCGTTTCTCTAAGGAAGAGTATGCTAAGCTCCACCATGCCTGTGCAGACTGGGGCTTCTTCCAG TTGATAAATCACGGAGTTCCCGATCAAGTGATGGAGAAGATGAAGGCTGATATAGTAGAATTCTTTAAGCTTcccttggaagagaagaaggcatTTGCGCGGTTGCCGAACAGCTTGGAAGGTTACGGCCAAGCCTTCGTCGTGTCTGACGACCAACAGCTGGACTGGGCGGACATGCTGACCCTCATAACTCGACCACTGCAGTCGAGGAACATCGATCTCTGGCCCGCTCAACCTCTCACTTTCAG AGACTCTCTCTCTTGCTACTCCATGGAGCTGAAGAGCGTGGCAGGAACTTTGCTGGAGGTGATGGCGAAGAATCTGGGGGTCGCACCGGAGGAGTTCTCTACTATATTTCAGGACCAAACGCAGGCAGTGAGGATCAACTATTATCCCCCATGTCCAAGAGCTGACGAGGTGTTGGGCCTCTCGCCACACACGGACGGCAGCGGCTTGACGTTGCTCCTACAGGTGAACGACGTTGAAGGACTCCAAATCAGGAAGGGAGGGAATTGGTTCCCAGTGAAGCAACTCCCCGGCGCTCTCATCGCTAACATCGGTGATATCATCGAG ATATTGAGCAACGGCGTGTACAAAAGCATCGAGCATCGGACGATAATAAACGCCAAGGAGAAGCGCCTCTCGATCGCTACCTTTCATGGGCCAAGAGAATATTCGGTGATTGGTCCTCTTGCAGAGATTGTGAAGGGGTGCAAGCCGAAGTACATGTCGATGAGCTTTGGAAAATTCATGAAAGCTTACTTCTCCGCTGAACTGAAAGGGAAGAGGtttatgaaaaacctcaagctataG